TTTATCCTACTTAACCTTCGGGTGGTGTAGAGTTTAAAGggatacagatttttttatccaattttgCACCTTTGCCTTACGGGGATAAAGGTGTCATATGTGCTCTTttttaacacataatattattaaggatATTTTAGTGTacatatttttcagatttttatcCACTAACATTTTGTGTTTATcccaaaaagatattttattgaaattaatatcatataGTTAATGGGTAGGCTAACTACCTAAGAATAGCACATACATGATAGAGcagataaatagatattttactttagattatattattaattgtattacagcaataaaaaacttATCTCGAATTTAGTCGTTAGGGAAAACCCGCACCTAGTAGCAacacatacaaaattattacgTAAGATAAAAACATTGACTAAAAACATACCGGAAGCTCCTTCTCTCTTTAAGCTATGCGTCATTATAACTACCGTTtgttgatatgtttttttttttcgataaattATTCCGAGTAAAATTATTCTTCGAATTATGGCAAATTCAACGCTATGGAGATGGATTTTGGTGTTACAATTACAAAAGAGTATTATAgtctatttataacatttactgTAACTTTCATATATGTTCTCCTAACAGTAGTATATATACTATTAAATGGTCAAATTGAAGAATTCTATTTCCGCGTGAAGGGCACATATTAATTATCAATTGTGACTTTACCAATCTCAGCATAGAGCTAGCATATTGAGATTTTATATTTGGctggttaaaaataatacatacttCTCAGAACAATAGTAAAACCCCCAAATGAATTTGCTTTTCGATGGATTTAACATGCagcacgttttttttttcagtaggtataagtatttaagtaataccgtatataataaatattgttatgtatgtacgtacattatcattatttcgttcaatttacaaatttataaataaatcaaacgcACCGATATCAAACTCATATGATAAGTGCGAAGttagttaaaatgtttgttcgttagaagtaaacgcataaacAGCTGAGCGGGTTTTGATAAACTTTGGCACACGGTTATACCCTATTCTGAATTAACATGGCCATTTTTTATTCCGGAAGGTAATTTGCATCCATGAGAAATTATGGATGCAAATTACCTTATATGGATGggatgtttttactttttaacatatttttaaagaggTGGGCTGGTGTCGTACAGATGGCAAAATCAATGGCTACAGTATTTTATGGACTTCAtgcggtcgaagccgcgagcaacacttagTAAAACGTAACACagattcttattttatatttttgataagtaataaatatagtttaattataatatataattattattaaagtgtatAGTTGATAAATCCAATCGCcactatatttacatataacagAGTATGCTTAAGTGGGTACACTTCAATGAAGAGGGTCCAatccataatataaaatgagatgatcataaaaatatattacgtactTACCAATATTAATTCACCATTTTATAAGGATAACTGTCTAAGGGCCGTACTAGTAAATTCAACTCATTTTCATTCTCAAGCGCGATATCAGTTGAGAcagtcaaattaaagtcagcatcttaagattgTCGTCGAATAATTAACAGATATAAACAACATCTTAAATGATATCTTAAATTACAAGTATGATGGGTTTGATGGCCGAGTTTTGATTATTAAACAGCGCGAACTCAACTGACACGAATGAactattataagattttatataaaaaaatattataacaataattatgagATAGACGTCGGAAACCGATTAAAATGCACGTCGCTTATTTAAGTAAGCCATGAGTCATGGGTAAGtttatatttctgtaaattACTATACGAACAAGGAAAACGGATGTCCTTCAAAAAAACTCTTCGATAGCTCCCAAGTACACTATcgcatctaaaaaaaaataagcgtATTTTTATCTAAGTACTGTTTACTATcacacttattaaaaaaaaacttcattcatcaactttttttaaataagtttagggaataaacagtataaaatcttcatttattaactttttttaatggcTTTGAAACTAAACAGTAGGTACCTAGATAACAAAACGCTTAAAAAGTGTAAATCGtaattttttcagatacgattATTTACGTAGGAGCATTTTAGGAGCTATCGTATTTCTAGACATTTATGTCAGTATTATTAgggttagtattatttattatagttttccacctttatatatttgataattcaAAAGTAAACCATCATTGGCGCATTGCGATGCCATggtttagaatatatataaaaaaacaattagcaaTCGTGAGACGAGCTTTGTATTTGTAAAGTTTATTAACgaacaattattaacaaatgtAAACATATCTAAAAACCAGTTTAAATTGGTCATAAATAACTTACGAAAGTAAAACTTACGAATGTAACGCCCACTTTACATTAGTATTTGTAAGGATacgtttgatatattatttttaagtaattaacttatAAACGTTCAAAAATGAagcatgttttatatttcatcttTCTATTCTAAGATATAATTGGAAATAGAACTAAAATTGGACCACACTGTATAACTACATATAatctcaacaaaaaaaaacaataaatacgttGCAatcatcaaaaaataatattataaggtatTCTCTGGTACGTAAATTTTCTCacgttttttttcctttacttAAGTGagcaataattaaatcattaataaagaatacacacataactttaaaatgtcATAAGAGTGCGCCTTGgatttttaacctgcggacatccgtcGCGGTAGTCCTTTCCATTCCCAACTATATTATCGGGCACTTtagttattacatttaattggatttaaatgatagaataaaataactaaattctaATAAAGTAATGTGCTTACCTCTTCAAATACTTTCAGAGAGTATGTGTTATCATCATCCATGAAGTAAACCACACCTTTTTTGTCCTCCGCTGTTTCTAAATAACCTCTAAGCCATTCCAGTGCCGCATTCCTTTGTTCCACTCCACTTGCCtgtaaatttagtttatttgcCTCAGTTACATACACAAATGCAGCAATGTCATGGTTAGTTATAGCTACATTACTTGATTATGAAATAGAATTAAGCTATAAAGAAATACAATAGATAACTCAAAAATAAACACTCATAAAAACGTATAATAAATCTATGTTAAGGCTCTCCCCCAAGCAACCAGCCTTGAAAATTCGTTCCATACTTTTGTGGCGCACGAGTTACCGGCGCAAATGTGCAcagataaattatttctttaaaaaataaaatctaaagcattttgaaaattttttgCAACCAaaacatttcttattaaattgtctatgtaATAGTGCAGAcaattttagttgtattttcattttggtatgaatgaaacaatattcctattgtaaaaaaaatcaaagagcCAAAATAAAGATCACATATTGTAGAAGTATGTATAGTGtttcatttttttctaaatctatcataaatgtcaaataatcttttaaaaacAGGGTTAGCATGCAGATTGGCAGAGAGGAGTGCCTTAAAAAACTAACTTAGATATCTATAGCAGTCAATTTAAGTTTGAGAGCCCATGATTAAATAACCAATGAAAAagatatcaataaattattactcttataaaaaacagataatattaataaatattaattttatggagataaataaaatacaaaatatgaatagattttataatctgaatatataaaactgtaaacaactgcccattattttttttttaaatattaatccatAGATTGCAACAACCATTACAAAGACTTCCTATTAAAGCCAGACCAAAAGCAAAAAACAATAGGTCAATTAAGAAAGCAGATATGTCAATTTAGAGTTTATCCATGAAGTTCTACAGCTATAAGACAAAGCAATTTATCAATTATACATCAGACAAATTGACAGatgttccattttaaaatacatttagtacAATAGTCTGAAAAGCTGTAAAATAGGCCAGATGTTAACAGCATATGCCGTTTATAGAATACTCAAACTAAGAACcgccaaattaaatttaaaattggccTACATACACAATACCAAGTGGTGTTGTACAGTTTGGTTTTAAACAGGCAAATATTGATATCCATCACctgaaatgttttaatgtataagcaacataaaaatataatgtgaggGGACAAATTTAATCAGGATTAAGaaagaagaatttattttaggattattccgaaatcttattaaaatataaaattaccagCCCTAATTAGTATATTGATCCACGATGGGGCATAACTGTTCTCCGATACTGAGAGCATTTAGGTTTTAGTCCACCAAGAAGGCTTATtgcaggttggtagacttcacatacataaaacataaaaaataaataatataaatgataatagaATACAACTCTGTAAAAGAGTGACCATATATCATTAGGATCATAAATGAAACCTGGGTGCAACTGGTTTGATACTGAAAGAAATGCCACAAGAGAAGCCTTACATCACTcatattatttctgaataaacaaaaatttattcTACACTTACTCATGATAATTGTTTACTGTAAGTTGAgaagaaatttaaaacaatgtcaTCTAATTGCAAAATGCATTCAATGTTGACTCAAAGATAACAATGCAATGTTTACAAATTGTTTCAATGTAAAAAGATATCTCATCTGATATGttcatttgtaataataattggtgctgtgtatatttttaaacactacaaatgtatgcattttttttttacatattataatgtgacAAGTGTTTTGCGACACCATAAATTTTACTGAGAACTTGTAAGAACTACCCAGATTGTACAAATATTGGGAAATTGGAATGCAGATAGTTTTTTAGGACTAGATATTCTCATTGATTTGCTCtcttttttgtttacttatttaattaatgtctGAGTGTGCATGAGACTTATGGTTATAAAAAGTGAAtcacaaattatattagaaaatttagtgttcttacttattttttaaaacttttataaaaagaatgATATATTccgttaaaatatgtattaaggctgtagttttatattgtaataggaATTGTAGgcttactaacacaaaaaatatatttaaacttaccATGCagattgaataaaaaaacaattttgtgaTAAAGcatcacattataaaaaatatagttacttTAATAGCAAGTAACTAAAtcatattaattactatttatttcaataatataataatgtaacaaaataacaataatttgcataataatCACATgccattaacatttattattagtaatagatatgttatatttacaaacataccGTGGAATGTTTCGCCTTATGTGTTTTCACATTGAGATGTGTGTATTTGAGTGAGGACTCTTTTAGGAGATTCTCTACCAATTTTGTCTTGGTCTCTGAATCCTCGATGACGATCCAGTGAAAATTCTTCACCAATGACAATGTTTGTGATAACCTGAATAGAATGTACACCATATTAAACATGGcaattgtttttgatttattttaaaagtgatgaatggattttattttaaaagtgatgaatggatttatatatataatttccgATGAATTtactgaattaaaattaatgttctgATTGCAGAGTACAGACAAAGTAAATATAGTTGAGTATGGACAAGAAAacagtttgtaaataatttttgatacaaCAAATTCAACAGGAATTCTCATGAcgataactaaatatttaattactttatgttAATTAAGAATGAATTGTTGTTGGTCATATGATTAtgggaatttattatttacagttgtaatgttattatttaagacTAAACTTTTGGAGCATTATTTTGGACAGTATAAATAGTGACTATTAGGtactagaaatatatattatatataaaatcaataaagggatcaacaaaaatactactgaataataaaatctatgctATGACAAAACAATTCAAGCTTTGAGAACAAAGtaatggcaaattttaataacaacttttattagacttttattttaatacagccTTGTCACAGGTTAGCCTCTTTGAACACAATAGTACTACCGCATTTGTTCTTGTTGACCGACAATCTAAACCTATCCCTCAGGAATAAATTTGCAGATTTACTAATTAATAACTTGGTATTTCTATTGATAAAGTGGCACCGTGCTGTGTCACTATATTCTTTTGTTGGAGTCCGAATGCAATTACCTTCGTAAGAACAAATGGTatgtattaaaactataaattacacAAGAATATTAATGGCACGCATGTTGCGATCATTGCCAAACACGTTATTCAAAACATAACAGTTAGCACTAACCATAAATCAAGGGCAATATCATCacgaataaacaaaaatatgtgcATACCTTGTGAGATCAGCTTTCTGTGCGAGACGAGCGTATGTCGGTGTAATTCCGTATATCGGCGGCAAATAACTAGACATTTCAGGACTAAATTGACACTGAAAAGCCGgcttgttattaaataaaaacagtaagaCGAAAACTAACATTCCCATTGCTAGATATTGCTTCTTTATGTTaacaaaagacattttattgtCGATAACTGCGCTTACGATTATATCAATTAAACCACACACGCGTTTGCATTCACTGAACACAATAATTTAGTAAGCTATACTCCATGCCtttcaacaatataatatttcgtgAATTATTTCGGCCGCTTACGACGACGACCGAGTCCGACGGAAATAATGACAAGTCAGATATACAGATTATATAAAAAGTGAACTAGGATTGAATGAAACTTTTAGCTGATTAGCGCCATCTCTTATCGTAGGGACCAACGGCAGCTGATTAAAAGGggatagattttaaatttaaacatttaatttatttcataatactaTTAACAGtccattacaaattatatttctagaACTTATTTTTGAAGTACACAACATAAATCTGAAatcaaagaatttaaaaaaagttgtaaatatagttatgtattcatagatggcgctaagttaaatatgtttaatattctgATGTAGGAAGATcggtagtattttatttattttgattgtaatgaATCGTTACAGTGCAGTTACCTTTCACAATTTAAGAGATCAATCCCCACGTCAAGGATTTAATGATTGggaataagtaattattattgattgaCGTAATCGCGTCTCGTAGACATGAGACAGTCCACGACCTAATGTTAATTTCTATACCAAAAGACATATTTTTCCCAGCTTCTCAATCTACCTTTTGTACCCAAGAAAACTGACGAATGTTTAGCACGTTTCGATAATATGCTGGTGTTgtgtgaaattatattattgttcctcacctaaaaatatatcaccgtacctacttatatattttttttattttatattacttacttactGATGGCAATAAGTGCCgatacctacttataatatttaccgtccaaataaatttgaactggtccataacagtggcgaagggtccatgtaCCCCGATTCCTGTCGAGTTCCTTTAGAATTGAATCATTAAAACGATTCGTAGGCCGTATGCATAATATGAGTAGCTAAATATTATGGCGGgtttcctttcagaaaatttcacctatcGCCACTGGTCCATAGAAAAGCAATCAGCACACACTGTACCGCCCAACCAcatattttcgtattattaaaatgtgagAAAAAAGGGTTTATggttacacaaatattttgtctacaaataaaataatcattccCGGTGGAGTAGTTATATTACGAGTGTCTTGTAACTGGCACAGGTCCGAGGTTTCGAGTTTGAATCCCGAACCTGCCAAAGTTATATTGCCTTTAATGCCCCGTATCAAACTGGAGTCAGATTTTTGTGCCCGATAGAGCGATAGCCCCTCTTCCCCCATTAAACcgtggaacggaatacacacaaaGAAAAGTGGGCGCTCTATTTGTATCTCTGTCTACACTTTCGAAGATAACTGGCGTAAATGTGTTTGTCGGTGTGTGTATAAAcacatatctacctacattttacattcaACAAGCAAAATAACCAGTAACTAAATAAATGCAGCATAAAAATAGTCCCCTGTTGCTACAAGAAGCGTAGGCCACGCTCATACATAACTGGGCGCTACGAATTAGAGCATACGTAACCTCGTAGCATGAATCGctacggcgcggcgcggcgctcgTCGCTCCAGTTCATTCATGCAACTTCACTTTACAATACAAATAGGTACCTAGTACTTAACTTTGTTTCGATATCTCAGCAACTTAGTTTGAGAAAGGCCTATTTAAGGGGAAGGTGTATTTCGTGTTGCCTCTAATTTaactatatacttatatgttaACATTACAAAGAAATCATAAGTtgggaaaatactaaaatattgacatatttttatcatatctcCGCCTGAGTTATAGTTGGATGGATTGTGTAATTCTACACTTTGATTCTCCAGTCATGGCAATTGGTAGAATTCCTACGCAACGCACCTGTGCAANacaacgaattagtcttgaatcgaaatcgacaaacattgacatgcCTACAAAATTACCTACtttgcgtaaataattgaaacatccataaaatcgaacaataaacgtagataattctccttccattaatcacaaatataagtacttacgtattaatttgttataacagcaaacaaaagtaagtattcaaattataaccacactacttacctatgattatctgtttattttcaaaataaactgtaagtaaatgtaatttctccttatagaaataggtaccacgatcgccaaacagaccaacagtttaaatgcacctacatgataaacttatataattatcaatttaaataatcaagaaaggttattcgttaatttttgcttgtatcgtggtgatattttaaattcagtaaaatataataatatttattttcttctaacaaacattttgcatctaaaatcaaaaactttcagatctaagTACTTCAaatttttaccatttaaatactaatatttgaagtcacatactaataatatacttacgtaaaggtagacattaactgatcacaaagtagttagttatttccattataatacacttttatttgtagtt
This region of Manduca sexta isolate Smith_Timp_Sample1 unplaced genomic scaffold, JHU_Msex_v1.0 HiC_scaffold_2257, whole genome shotgun sequence genomic DNA includes:
- the LOC115452661 gene encoding galactosylgalactosylxylosylprotein 3-beta-glucuronosyltransferase I, with amino-acid sequence MSFVNIKKQYLAMGMLVFVLLFLFNNKPAFQCQFSPEMSSYLPPIYGITPTYARLAQKADLTRLSQTLSLVKNFHWIVIEDSETKTKLVENLLKESSLKYTHLNVKTHKAKHSTASGVEQRNAALEWLRGYLETAEDKKGVVYFMDDDNTYSLKVFEEMRKINKVGVWPVGIVGGMRVEMPLVTNGKVTGFNAVWKPFRPFPIDMAGFAINATLFLDHPDAKFSRKVQSGFQESEILKYFTTKEEMEPLADNCTKVYVWHTRTQKPSILNVKKLKHTPVPDDHIEV